CGCGCCACGCCCGCAGCCCACCGTCGAGGAGCCGGACGTCGGTCAGTCCCGCCCAGCGCAGGACCCACCAGGCGCGGGCGGCGGGCACCGAGCGGGAGTCGTCGTAGACCACCACGGTGCTGTCGGCGCGGATGCCCCAGCGCCGGAGCGCGGCGGTGAGTGGTCCGGCTTCCGGAAGCGGGCGGGCGCCGGAGCTCGCGGTGGCGGCGCCCGCCAGGTCGGCGTCGACGTCGACGAACCGCGCTCCGGGCAGGTGCCCGCGCCGGAATCCGTTCGGGTCGGGTCCGACCGCGCCGACCCGGACGTCGAGCAGCACCAGCTGTTTCGGTGGGTCGTCACGCAACCTGCTTGCGGAGATGAGGTGGGCGGCACGGGCGCCGGACATCGCGTTCCTTTCGACGCTCGGACGATGCGCGGTGCCGAGGATATGTATTCCGACGCGCTGGAAACATAATTCCAGTCTTCGTGACTTTTTGTGTTCACAGTATCGCGGTGCCGCTCATATGTTTTCACCGCCGAGGTCGCCCGACCCGGCGCAAATCAGCGGGAGGGGCTGCTGTGGGAGACATCCTGACGAGCCGAGTCGTCGACGCGGAATGGTTGCGGACCCGCCTCTGGGACCCCAGCGTCGTCGTCATCGAGGTGACCAACACACCGGCTGCCGAGTCGGACCGCGGCGCCATCGCGGGTGCGCGCACTGTGTACTGGAAGGATCTGCTCTGGCACCGCTCGCGCCGGGAATTCCCCTCGGCGCCGGTTCTGATAGATCGTCTGCGCGCGCTGGGCGCCGGTGCCGAGTCGACGGTGGTCTTCGCGGGCGAGCCGACGCAGTTCGCCGCGTACGCCCTCTGGGTGGCCGCGGCCGTCGGGGTCGGTGGCGACCTGCGCTATCTGGACGGTGGATTGCCCGCGTGGCGCGCCACCGAAGCGGCGAACGGCACCCCGTCGAGCGCCTCCGCCGCACCGATCGAGCGCGCTGCCGAGGCGCGGGTCTCCGAGTCGCCGCAACCGCTGCCTCAGGTCGCGCCGCGCCACGACGAAATCGTCGTCGGCCGGGACGAGGTACGCGCCGCACTCGGATCGCCCATCGCGATCCTGGATCTGCGCTCGCCGCAAGAGTATTCGGGTCTGCGGGTGTCCCCGCTCACCGAGCCGATCGATCACGGCGCCGAACGGGCGGGCCGGATTCCGGGCGCGCGGAGCCTGCCCGCGCAGGATCTGCTCGACGAGCACGGACTGCTGCGGCCGGTGTCCGAACTCCGGGAGCGGGTGGCGGCGCTCGGCATCGACGGCGCCGACCGGATCATCGCCTACTGCCGGCTCTCCCATCGCGCCGCGCTGGGCTGGCTGGTGTTCACCGACCTGCTCGACGATCACCGGATCCGCGTCTACGACGGATCCTGGACCGAATGGGGCAGCCTGGTCGGCGCGCCCATCGAGGACTGAGCCGCGATGAATCCACACCGGCGCAGCATGATCGGCCGCATCGCGGGCGTAGTCCTGTCCGCGGTGGCGATGATGTGGGCCGCGGTCACCCTGGCATTCCTGGCCGTGCACATCGCCCCCGGTGATCCGGTCACCGCGATCATGGGGGAGTCCAGCGATCCGGCCCTGCGTGCGCGGATCGAACAGGACTGGGGTCTGGACCGCCCACTGCTCGTGCAGTACGGGCGACACCTCGGACGGCTGCTACACGGCGACCTCGGCTACTCGTACGTGCGTGGCGAACCCGTCACCGACATCGTGTTCGGCGAACAATTGGGCAGCAGCGCGCAACTCGCCGGATTCGCCCTGCTCCTCGCGGTCATCCTCGCGCCACTGCTGGCCGTGCTCACCGCGGGCAGGCGCGATGTACTGAGCCGGTCGATCACCACGGCCGAGATCGTGGTGGCCTCCGCGCCGCCCTTCTGGACCGGACTGCTGTTGATCTGGATCTTCGCCTTCACGCTGAAGGTGCTGCCGGTGACCGCGGGCAACGAGTTCCAGCGCCTGATCCTCCCGGCCGTCACCCTGGCCCTGCCCATCGCCGCGGTGTTGTCCCAGGTGATGCGTGAGGGGATCGAGCGCGCGCTCGAGCAGCCGTTCGCGTTGACGGCCCGATCGCGTGGGATCGGCGCCATCCGCCTGCGCCTGCGCCACGGACTGCGCCATTCCCTGATCCCCGCCGCGACTCTGGCCGGATGGGCCGTGAGCGGACTGCTCACCGGGACCGTCGTCATCGAGGAGGTCTTCGGCCGGTCCGGCGTGGGGCGGGCGACGGTCGAGGCCGTCGGCTATTCCGACGTTCCGGTGGTGCTCGGTGTCGCGCTGCTGTCGGCCGCGGTCTATCTGATCGTCACGGTCGTCGTCGACATCGCCTATCTCTGGATCGACCCGCGCCTGCAGGAGGCTTCCGCATGACGACAGCCATACTGCGGCAACGCTTCACGCTCTCGGTGCCGCACCGTCCCGTCGCCGTCCTGATCGCAGGCGCGGTGCTCGTTCTCGCGGTGGCCGCCGCCCTCGTGCCCGCCCTGCTCGCCTCCGGCGACCCCCTGCGGACCGACCTGGTCGCCGCGCATCTGGCGCCGTCGCTGTCACATCCGTTCGGCACCGATCAACTCGGCCGTGACGTGTTCACCCGTGTCGTGCACGGCGCCCGGTTGTCGCTGTTCATCGGGGTGTCGGCAACGGCGCTCGCGGTGCTGCTCGGCGTGAGTGCCGGACTGGTGGCCGGAATCGGTGGCCGAGTCGTGGACGCCATCGCCTCGCGTGTCTTCGATCTGCTCGGCGCGTTCCCCGAGGTGCTGCTCGCCCTGGTGCTCATCACCTTCACGGGCACCGGAACCGGCAATCTCGTTCTCGCCCTCGGCATCGCCGCGGCACCGAGATTCGCCAGGGTGATGCGGGCGGAGACCCGGGCGGTGCGCGCCGCCGACCATGTCGCGCAGGCGCGCCTGCTGACCCGGTCACGCGCGCGGATCGTCGTTCGCCACATCCTGCCGAACGCGTTGCGGTCGCTGCCGGTTGTGGTCACCCTCGGCCTCGGGACCAGCATTCTCGGCGCCGCCGCCTTGAGTTTCCTCGGCTTCGGCCCGCAACCTCCCGATCCGGAGTGGGGTTCCATGCTCGCCGAGGCGCACGGCGATCTGCGTATCGCGTGGTGGTCGGTCGCCTTTCCCGGCGCCGCCGTCACGGTCGTGGTCCTGGCCACCACGGTGCTCGGCCGCCACGTCGGGCACCGCTTCGAACGAAGGGCACAGCCATGACGCTCACCGCCGCCGCCGTGCCGAGCACGGACACCGTGACCGACACCGTGCTGAGCGTGCGGAACCTGCGCGTCGGTTTCCCAAGGACCGCGGGCGATGTCGTCGAGGGCGTCGGCTTCGACCTGCGGCGCGGCGAGATCCTCGCCATCGTCGGCGAATCGGGTTCGGGCAAATCGGTGACCACGCGCAGCCTTGTCGGCCTCGCGGGGGCAGGCGCCCGGGTGCGGGCCGACCGTTTCGAGCTGTTCGGCGCCCCGGCCCTAGGACTGAGCGAACGGCAGTGGCGCCGGGTCCGTGGCACCCGGATCGGATTGGTGTTCCAGGACGCGCTCGTCGCGCTCGATCCGCTGCGCACCATCACCGACGAGATGACCGAAGCGTTGCGCGCGACACCGCGCTCCCTGCGCGCGGCCCGCATCGACGAGCTGCTGCGCTCGGTGGGGATCGCCGATCCCGAGGTGCGCAAGCGGCAGCGACCGTTCCAGCTGTCGGGTGGCCAGCGCCAGCGCGCGCTGATCGCCTCCGCCCTGGCGGGCGATCCGGACATCCTCATCGCCGACGAACCGACCACGGCGCTGGATGTGACGGTCCAGGCGCAGGTGCTCGAACTGCTGGTCCGGCAGGTCGCGGGCGGGCGGTCGATGATCCTGGTGAGCCACGATCTGGCGGTGGTGGCCTCGGTGGCCGATCGCATTCTGGTGATGAAAGCGGGCCGCGTCGTCGAGCAGGGGCCCGCGGCGCAGGTCATCGGCGATCCGCGGCACGTGTACACCAAGGCACTGATCGCCGCGGTGCCGCGGGGCCGGGCGGGCGCACCGCCGTCACGTTCGGGCGCACCGGTTTTCACCGCTAGGGCGCTGACCAAGTCGTATCGGGTGCGGGGCCGTGCGGTGCCCGCGGTAGCCGACATCGGCTTCGAGGTCCGGGCCGGTGAGGTGCTCGGCGTGGTCGGCGAATCCGGTTCGGGCAAGTCGACGGTGGCGAAGATGATCACCGGGCTGATCCAGCCGGACGGCGGCGAGATGCGTTTCACCGGAGCGCCGTTGACGCCGCGCACCCGCCGTCCCGGGCGGATCGGCCTGGTCGCGCAGGATTCGACCGGCTCCTTCGACCCCCGCTACCGGGTGGGCGAGATCATCGGCGAGAGCGTCGCCTTGCGGGTCGGCCGTCGCCGGCGGCGCGCCGAGGTGCTGGATCTGCTCGACGCGGTGCACCTGCCGACAGGCAGCATCGATCGCCACCCCCGCGAACTGTCGGGCGGACAGCGTCAGCGCGTCAATATCGCCAGGGCGCTGGGCAGCAGGCCGGAACTGGTGGTGTGCGACGAGCCGGTGTCGGCACTCGACATCTCGGTGCAGGCCCAGATCCTCGAGCTGATCGCCGAACTCGCGCGTGAGCGCGGGGTCGGCATCGTCTTCATCTCCCACGATCTCGCCGTGGTCCGGCAGATCTGTCACCGCCTGCTCGTTCTGCATGGCGGCGTGATCGTCGAATCCGGTTCGGCCGACGACGTTTTCACGGCGCCGGCTTCCCCGTACACACGTTCCCTGCTCGATTCCGTGCCGCGCCTGGCGGTACCGGACACCACAGAAAGCCCTTCGCGTGCGTAATCGCCTCACTCGACTGTTCATCGCGCTGGCCGTCGGCGTCGTCCTCGCCGCGGGAGCCTGCGCCTCGGACCCGGAACCCGGCAGCGGCAAGGGCGGACCGACCTCGCCCGCACAGCCGGGCGGCACCTTCACCATCGCCTTGCCGTCCTATCCGACACGCGGCCTCAATCCCCACGTCGGCGCGGCCTTCGACGCCTCCCAGGTGCTCCGCAACAGCTACGACAGTCTCATCGCGGAGGACCGCGACGAAAAGTTCCACCCGTGGCTCGCGTCCGAGTGGACCGTTTCCCCCGACGGCACGGTGTACGAATTCACGCTGCGCCGGGACGTGACCTTCCACAACGGGGAGAAGTTCGACGCCTCCGCGGTCAAGGCGAACATCGATGTGCTGAGGAATCCGGACACCCCGTCCTGGACGGTGCTCGGCCTCCTGCAGTACTCCAGCGTCAGCGCGGTCGACGTGCTCGACCCCTACAAGGTGCGGGTCACGCTGAGCACACCTCGCGCGGACTTCCTGTCCACCCTCGCCGGACTCAGCGGCGCCATCGTGGCTCCCAGCACGCTGAACGTCGACAAGGAGACCCTCACCAGCGGGACCGGGCTGGTCGGTTCGGGTCCGTTCATCCTGGACAAGGCGGTCCAGGGACAGGAACTGCGGTTCCACCGGAATCCCGACTACCGGTGGGGTCCCGCCACCGCGACGCATCAGGGCGCCGCGTACGTGGACGACCTCGTCGTCAAGTACATCCCGGAAGCTTCCACCCGCGCGGGCCTGCTGCGCAGCGGCGAGGTCGACGCGATCGGCACGGTCAAGGCCACCGACATCTCCCTGTTCGACGGGATCGACCGATTCCAGTACGAACAGATCGGCTCGTCGGCCGCGCCCACGGTGATCATGCTCAATCTGACCAACGGCCCGACCACGGACGTGCGGGTGCGGCGCGCCATCGCCGGCGGCGTCGACATCGCCGCGGTGGTGGACAGTCTGACCAAGGGTTCCCAGCAGCGCGCCTGGAGCCTCATCTCTCCGGACAGCGCCTACTACGACGCCAAGTACGAGACCAAGGGCAAACCCGATGTCGCCGCCGCCCGCGCCCTGCTCGATCAAGCGGGCTGGACCGGCAAGGACGCCGACGGCTACCGCACCGACGCGGCGGGACAGCGCCTGACCGTCCGGCTGCTCGCCACGACGCCCACCTACCCGGAGGACGATTTCCTGAAGGCATGGCAGGCCGAGCTGCGCCAGAACCTCGGGATCCGGGTCGAGTTGCAGTTCGTCGAGAACGCCCAGGTCTACGACCTGCTGGCGCGCAACCAGTACGAGGCGTTCCCGCGCCAGGTCGGCGGCCTCGACCTGTCGCTGCAGTTCAACCGCGCCTACGGTTCCACCACCCCCGATCTGAAGTACGGCCAGATCGACGGCATCACCCTCGGTTCCATCGTCGCGGGCGCGAAACTCGCCGATCCGCAGGTGGACCGGTGGCTCATCGAATCGACCAAGGCGACCGACCCGCGACAGCGCAAGCAGCTGTTCGACACCATCACCGCGCACCTGCTCGACAACGCCGTCGCGATCCCGCTCTACACCGACCGCAACAGTGTCGCGGCGAGTTCCGCGATCCACAACGTGACCTCACTGTTCGACCCGCCCCGCAACACCGTCAATGCCTGGGCATACGACATCGCCGTCCGCTGACCAGTCTGCCGCCAACCCATCCTTCCAGGAAGGCACGATCATGACCGCCGCAACCCAAACCCTGACCTTCGATCGCAATATTCCGCGAGGCATCGTGCACCGGGAATCGATCGCCGAGGTCTTCCTCACCGACGCGCAACCGATTCCCGACGGTGCGGTGTTCGCCGCCCAATTGCCCCGCAACCACTCGTATTTCAGTGACCATCGGGGCACCGCGACCACCTACGATCCACTCCTGCTCATCGAGGTGTTCCGGCAGGTCGCGATCTATCACGCGCACACCTTCCTCGGGGTGGCCCGCACGGAGAAGTTCATCTTCGGATCGGCGGATTTCACCATCGCCGACCCCGACACCCTGCGGATCGGCAACTGCCCGGGGCACTGCGTCATCGAGGCGCGGGTGATCGGCGAGAAGCGCCGTGACGATCAGGTCGTCGGCCTGTCGCTCGAGATGGTCGCCGAGATCGAGGGGAGGGAAGCCGCACGAGAGGTGATGGTCTACCAGTGGATGCCCGCCGCGGTGTGGAACCGGATCAGGGTCCGCGGGCGCGAAGCGCTGGGTCTGCCCGCCCAGCATGTGATTCCGGGGCATTTACCGGTCGCGCGGATG
Above is a genomic segment from Nocardia sputorum containing:
- a CDS encoding ABC transporter permease gives rise to the protein MTTAILRQRFTLSVPHRPVAVLIAGAVLVLAVAAALVPALLASGDPLRTDLVAAHLAPSLSHPFGTDQLGRDVFTRVVHGARLSLFIGVSATALAVLLGVSAGLVAGIGGRVVDAIASRVFDLLGAFPEVLLALVLITFTGTGTGNLVLALGIAAAPRFARVMRAETRAVRAADHVAQARLLTRSRARIVVRHILPNALRSLPVVVTLGLGTSILGAAALSFLGFGPQPPDPEWGSMLAEAHGDLRIAWWSVAFPGAAVTVVVLATTVLGRHVGHRFERRAQP
- a CDS encoding ABC transporter permease, producing MNPHRRSMIGRIAGVVLSAVAMMWAAVTLAFLAVHIAPGDPVTAIMGESSDPALRARIEQDWGLDRPLLVQYGRHLGRLLHGDLGYSYVRGEPVTDIVFGEQLGSSAQLAGFALLLAVILAPLLAVLTAGRRDVLSRSITTAEIVVASAPPFWTGLLLIWIFAFTLKVLPVTAGNEFQRLILPAVTLALPIAAVLSQVMREGIERALEQPFALTARSRGIGAIRLRLRHGLRHSLIPAATLAGWAVSGLLTGTVVIEEVFGRSGVGRATVEAVGYSDVPVVLGVALLSAAVYLIVTVVVDIAYLWIDPRLQEASA
- a CDS encoding sulfurtransferase, whose product is MGDILTSRVVDAEWLRTRLWDPSVVVIEVTNTPAAESDRGAIAGARTVYWKDLLWHRSRREFPSAPVLIDRLRALGAGAESTVVFAGEPTQFAAYALWVAAAVGVGGDLRYLDGGLPAWRATEAANGTPSSASAAPIERAAEARVSESPQPLPQVAPRHDEIVVGRDEVRAALGSPIAILDLRSPQEYSGLRVSPLTEPIDHGAERAGRIPGARSLPAQDLLDEHGLLRPVSELRERVAALGIDGADRIIAYCRLSHRAALGWLVFTDLLDDHRIRVYDGSWTEWGSLVGAPIED
- a CDS encoding ScbA/BarX family gamma-butyrolactone biosynthesis protein, with the translated sequence MTAATQTLTFDRNIPRGIVHRESIAEVFLTDAQPIPDGAVFAAQLPRNHSYFSDHRGTATTYDPLLLIEVFRQVAIYHAHTFLGVARTEKFIFGSADFTIADPDTLRIGNCPGHCVIEARVIGEKRRDDQVVGLSLEMVAEIEGREAAREVMVYQWMPAAVWNRIRVRGREALGLPAQHVIPGHLPVARMRPGSVGRHNPRNAILANPVLSGERELTALTIIDTDHPSLFDHALDHVPGMLQFEAARQVAMAAANAVLGLDTSRMVMQQLQIEFTKFGEFERETIARATVAALPGAGGGVRARVDLTQGADVIAAGEVELRFRPADVGTMVQ
- a CDS encoding ABC transporter substrate-binding protein; this translates as MRNRLTRLFIALAVGVVLAAGACASDPEPGSGKGGPTSPAQPGGTFTIALPSYPTRGLNPHVGAAFDASQVLRNSYDSLIAEDRDEKFHPWLASEWTVSPDGTVYEFTLRRDVTFHNGEKFDASAVKANIDVLRNPDTPSWTVLGLLQYSSVSAVDVLDPYKVRVTLSTPRADFLSTLAGLSGAIVAPSTLNVDKETLTSGTGLVGSGPFILDKAVQGQELRFHRNPDYRWGPATATHQGAAYVDDLVVKYIPEASTRAGLLRSGEVDAIGTVKATDISLFDGIDRFQYEQIGSSAAPTVIMLNLTNGPTTDVRVRRAIAGGVDIAAVVDSLTKGSQQRAWSLISPDSAYYDAKYETKGKPDVAAARALLDQAGWTGKDADGYRTDAAGQRLTVRLLATTPTYPEDDFLKAWQAELRQNLGIRVELQFVENAQVYDLLARNQYEAFPRQVGGLDLSLQFNRAYGSTTPDLKYGQIDGITLGSIVAGAKLADPQVDRWLIESTKATDPRQRKQLFDTITAHLLDNAVAIPLYTDRNSVAASSAIHNVTSLFDPPRNTVNAWAYDIAVR
- a CDS encoding ATP-binding cassette domain-containing protein, giving the protein MTLTAAAVPSTDTVTDTVLSVRNLRVGFPRTAGDVVEGVGFDLRRGEILAIVGESGSGKSVTTRSLVGLAGAGARVRADRFELFGAPALGLSERQWRRVRGTRIGLVFQDALVALDPLRTITDEMTEALRATPRSLRAARIDELLRSVGIADPEVRKRQRPFQLSGGQRQRALIASALAGDPDILIADEPTTALDVTVQAQVLELLVRQVAGGRSMILVSHDLAVVASVADRILVMKAGRVVEQGPAAQVIGDPRHVYTKALIAAVPRGRAGAPPSRSGAPVFTARALTKSYRVRGRAVPAVADIGFEVRAGEVLGVVGESGSGKSTVAKMITGLIQPDGGEMRFTGAPLTPRTRRPGRIGLVAQDSTGSFDPRYRVGEIIGESVALRVGRRRRRAEVLDLLDAVHLPTGSIDRHPRELSGGQRQRVNIARALGSRPELVVCDEPVSALDISVQAQILELIAELARERGVGIVFISHDLAVVRQICHRLLVLHGGVIVESGSADDVFTAPASPYTRSLLDSVPRLAVPDTTESPSRA